In Bufo gargarizans isolate SCDJY-AF-19 chromosome 5, ASM1485885v1, whole genome shotgun sequence, the following are encoded in one genomic region:
- the ELOVL2 gene encoding elongation of very long chain fatty acids protein 2, whose translation MDHIQTLDREVNAFVDYLFGPRDPRVRGWFMLDSYLPTFSLTILYFLSIWLGTKYMKNRPPFSLRGHLIVYNLAVTLLSLYMLIELVLSTWEGGYNIQCQNLDSAGEADVRVAKVLWWYYFSKAVEFMDTIFFVLRKKNSQITFLHVYHHATMFNIWWCVMNWIPCGQSFFGPTLNSFIHVLMYSYYGLSVIPSMHKYLWWKKYLTQAQLIQFLLTISHTLSAVVKPCGFPFGCLIFQSSYMTTLVILFVNFYLKAYKAKPSKSDANGITASIELKNGFHKDLVNASNGAVHKKRN comes from the exons gatCACATACAGACACTAGACCGAGAAGTAAATGCATTTGTGGATTATTTGTTTGGCCCAAGGG ATCCCAGGGTTAGAGGATGGTTTATGCTGGACTCCTACCTTCCCACATTTTCTTTGACCATCCTCTACTTCCTTTCTATATGGTTGGGGACCAAATATATGAAGAACAGACCACCATTCTCTCTCAGGGGTCACTTAATTGTTTACAATTTAGCAGTCACTTTGCTGTCCTTGTACATGTTGATAGAG ctcgTTCTTTCAACATGGGAAGGTGGCTATAACATACAATGCCAGAACCTGGACAGTGCAGGTGAAGCAGATGTGCGG GTGGCCAAAGTTTTGTGGTGGTACTATTTCTCCAAAGCAGTTGAATTCATGGATACAATTTTCTTTGTTTTACGGAAAAAGAACAGCCAAATCACATTTCTCCATGTATATCACCACGCCACAATGTTTAATATATGGTGGTGTGTCATGAACTGGATTCCCTGTGGTCAGA GTTTCTTTGGGCCTACACTAAACAGTTTCATCCATGTCCTCATGTACTCCTACTATGGCCTCTCAGTTATACCATCCATGCACAAATACCTCTGGTGGAAGAAGTACCTCACACAGGCACAGTTG ATCCAGTTTCTGCTCACCATTTCACACACACTGAGTGCAGTGGTTAAGCCCTGTGGGTTTCCTTTCGGCTGTCTCATATTTCAGTCCTCCTATATGACTACATTGGTCattttatttgtaaacttctatcTAAAG GCTTACAAAGCAAAACCATCAAAATCAGATGCAAATGGAATTACAGCCAGCATAGAACTAAAGAACGGATTTCACAAAGACTTGGTGAACGCTAGCAATGGTGCTGTGCACAAGAAACGCAACTAG